From the genome of Hyalangium gracile, one region includes:
- a CDS encoding MGMT family protein produces the protein MALRKKTPGSRPAAKAAAPQAFHEAVMRAVRAIPRGEVRSYSQVALYAGRPGAARGVGRELKTLSNLQAVPWWRVVRSGGTLAPFVAHEQARHLRLEGVEVLQRGEVFRVKVKR, from the coding sequence GTGGCCCTCCGAAAGAAGACGCCAGGCTCCCGTCCCGCGGCCAAGGCCGCTGCTCCGCAGGCCTTCCATGAGGCGGTGATGCGTGCCGTCCGAGCCATCCCCCGAGGCGAGGTGCGCTCCTACTCCCAGGTGGCGCTCTACGCGGGACGCCCGGGCGCGGCACGCGGCGTGGGCCGAGAGCTCAAGACGCTGTCGAATCTTCAGGCGGTGCCGTGGTGGCGAGTCGTCCGCTCGGGCGGGACGCTGGCGCCTTTCGTGGCCCACGAGCAGGCCCGTCATCTCCGTCTGGAGGGCGTCGAAGTCCTGCAGCGCGGCGAGGTGTTCCGCGTCAAGGTGAAGCGCTGA
- the clpX gene encoding ATP-dependent Clp protease ATP-binding subunit ClpX has protein sequence MKKEHHVNLSCSFCGKSQREVRKLIAGPTVYICDECIKLCNDIIADENEREEGKPQVSLPTPTEIKAFLDDYVIGQDMAKKVLAVAVYNHYKRIYQKKATARPRPGVKAQGTEDVELSKSNILLIGPTGSGKTLLAQSLARFLNVPFTIADATSLTEAGYVGEDVENIIQNLLHNADYDVEKASRGIVYIDEIDKIARKGDTPSATRDVGGEGVQQALLKIIEGTRANVTPRGGKKYNQQEYVQVDTTNILFICGGAFHGIDGIIKRRVGEKGLGFGARITHREERSVGELLALAEPEDLMKFGMIPEFIGRLPVVATLNDLKEDDLVTILTQPKNALIKQYQKLFEIEKVKLTFTKESLRAIAREAMRRNSGARGLRAILEDAMLDIMYDVPFREGVKECKITEQVITKHEPPQITLEKMEKKTA, from the coding sequence GTGAAGAAGGAGCACCACGTCAACCTGTCATGTTCGTTCTGCGGCAAGTCGCAGAGGGAGGTCCGCAAGCTGATCGCGGGCCCTACCGTCTACATCTGCGACGAGTGCATCAAGCTGTGTAACGACATCATCGCGGACGAGAACGAGCGCGAGGAGGGCAAGCCGCAGGTCAGCTTGCCGACGCCGACGGAGATCAAGGCGTTCCTCGACGACTACGTGATCGGCCAGGACATGGCGAAGAAGGTCCTCGCCGTGGCCGTGTACAACCACTACAAGCGCATCTACCAGAAGAAGGCGACGGCGCGGCCTCGTCCCGGGGTGAAGGCCCAGGGCACGGAGGATGTGGAACTGAGCAAGAGCAACATCCTGCTCATCGGCCCCACGGGCAGCGGCAAGACGCTGCTGGCGCAGTCGCTGGCGCGCTTCCTCAACGTCCCGTTCACCATCGCGGATGCCACCAGCCTCACCGAGGCCGGCTACGTGGGTGAGGACGTGGAGAACATCATCCAGAACCTGCTCCACAACGCCGACTACGACGTGGAGAAGGCCTCGCGCGGCATCGTCTATATCGACGAGATCGACAAGATCGCGCGCAAGGGTGACACGCCGAGCGCCACCCGCGACGTGGGCGGCGAGGGCGTGCAGCAGGCGCTCCTCAAGATCATCGAGGGCACCCGGGCCAACGTCACTCCGCGCGGTGGCAAGAAGTACAACCAGCAGGAGTACGTCCAGGTCGACACGACGAACATCCTGTTCATCTGTGGCGGCGCGTTCCACGGCATCGACGGCATCATCAAGCGTCGCGTGGGCGAGAAGGGCCTGGGCTTCGGGGCTCGGATCACGCACCGCGAGGAGCGCAGCGTGGGTGAGCTGCTCGCCCTGGCCGAGCCGGAGGACCTGATGAAGTTCGGGATGATCCCCGAGTTCATCGGCCGTCTGCCGGTGGTGGCCACGCTGAACGATCTGAAGGAGGACGATCTCGTCACGATCCTCACTCAGCCGAAGAACGCGCTGATCAAGCAGTACCAGAAGCTCTTCGAGATCGAGAAGGTGAAGCTGACCTTCACCAAGGAGTCCCTGCGGGCCATCGCTCGCGAGGCGATGCGCCGCAACTCGGGCGCTCGTGGCCTCCGGGCCATCCTCGAGGACGCGATGCTGGACATCATGTACGACGTCCCGTTCCGCGAGGGTGTGAAGGAGTGCAAGATCACCGAGCAGGTGATCACCAAGCACGAGCCTCCGCAGATCACCCTGGAGAAGATGGAGAAGAAGACGGCCTAG
- a CDS encoding AgmX/PglI C-terminal domain-containing protein, translating into MVAGQELDSELGEQQWLFRQGDLVLGPLSGHQLVEKLYTGEMTADTLIAPPGERDFVRIGDVEGFQVHVARAQTKARVDAEVRAERERTNRKRLIFGAIAAAVTVALGITAWQVARWAAVHGPGAEEDEYEGISVELPTIALAQARRDDEDLIAYPTTTPKAPDKAPPSTEPKPKTPTTPASAVASAKTEKKPSGSVSSEPDGLQMATEFDQGAINKVVKNNQKTLFRCLKEEAERQPGMYAKVPIEFVIGNDGKVTKLYVDNPQFKKGPLYECLLTELQKWPFKPYAGERASVGLAFTVGKRS; encoded by the coding sequence ATGGTGGCCGGACAAGAGCTCGATTCGGAGTTGGGCGAGCAGCAGTGGTTGTTCCGTCAGGGCGATCTCGTCCTCGGACCTTTGAGTGGGCATCAGCTCGTGGAGAAGCTCTACACGGGCGAGATGACCGCGGACACCCTCATCGCCCCGCCGGGCGAGAGGGACTTCGTGCGCATTGGCGACGTGGAGGGCTTCCAGGTCCACGTGGCGCGGGCGCAGACGAAGGCCCGGGTGGACGCGGAGGTGCGCGCCGAGCGGGAGCGCACCAACCGCAAGCGGCTGATCTTCGGAGCCATCGCCGCGGCCGTCACGGTGGCGCTCGGCATCACCGCGTGGCAGGTGGCCCGCTGGGCGGCGGTGCACGGGCCCGGCGCCGAGGAGGACGAGTACGAGGGCATCTCCGTGGAATTGCCCACCATCGCCCTGGCCCAGGCGCGCCGAGACGATGAGGACCTGATCGCCTACCCGACCACCACGCCGAAGGCGCCGGACAAGGCTCCTCCCTCCACCGAGCCGAAGCCGAAGACGCCCACCACGCCGGCCTCGGCGGTGGCGTCGGCCAAGACGGAGAAGAAGCCCTCGGGCAGCGTCTCCTCCGAGCCGGACGGCCTGCAGATGGCCACCGAGTTCGACCAGGGCGCCATCAACAAGGTGGTGAAGAACAACCAGAAGACGCTCTTCCGCTGCCTCAAGGAGGAGGCGGAGCGCCAGCCGGGCATGTACGCCAAGGTCCCCATCGAGTTCGTCATCGGCAACGACGGCAAGGTGACCAAGCTCTACGTGGACAACCCGCAGTTCAAGAAGGGCCCGCTGTACGAGTGTCTGCTGACCGAGCTTCAGAAGTGGCCCTTCAAGCCGTACGCGGGCGAGCGTGCGTCGGTGGGCCTGGCCTTCACTGTGGGTAAGAGGAGCTAG
- a CDS encoding tRNA pseudouridine synthase A, with amino-acid sequence MRIPVALWIWYHGGPFRGFQRQALGPTVQESLEAALQTAGVPSTGVMPCGRTDRGVHARMQVVSFRIDPRDTPEALATRLPALLPPGIGMCVARRPHPSFHAQWSAEGKTYRYRVQLGGTVAPEWRPYVMEARAEPRLAPHDIAPGRLEELLRMAVGQRDFVAFHENSSPRKLRTLESVAVKELGGGLFEVILRGDAFARYQVRYLVGSALLTAAGGLPEERWQAALETGERITGLKAEAAGLVLWEVRYPAKLDPFTPAERAAPPGLPEGPPFLGAPEG; translated from the coding sequence ATGCGAATTCCCGTCGCCCTGTGGATCTGGTACCACGGCGGACCCTTCCGAGGGTTCCAGCGCCAGGCTCTCGGGCCGACCGTCCAGGAGAGCCTGGAGGCCGCCCTCCAGACGGCGGGCGTGCCCTCGACGGGGGTGATGCCGTGCGGGCGGACGGACCGGGGCGTCCACGCTCGGATGCAGGTGGTGAGCTTCCGGATCGATCCCAGGGACACCCCCGAGGCACTCGCGACCCGCCTGCCTGCCCTGCTCCCGCCAGGTATCGGCATGTGCGTGGCGCGGAGGCCCCACCCGTCCTTCCATGCGCAGTGGAGCGCGGAGGGCAAGACGTACCGGTACCGGGTGCAGCTGGGAGGCACGGTGGCGCCGGAGTGGCGACCGTACGTGATGGAGGCGCGAGCGGAGCCCCGCCTCGCGCCGCACGACATCGCCCCCGGAAGGCTGGAGGAGCTCTTGCGGATGGCGGTGGGCCAGCGGGACTTCGTGGCGTTCCACGAGAACTCCAGCCCGCGCAAGCTACGCACGCTGGAGTCCGTCGCCGTGAAGGAGCTGGGCGGGGGGTTGTTCGAAGTCATCCTCCGAGGCGACGCCTTCGCGCGCTACCAGGTGCGCTACCTGGTGGGCTCGGCGCTGCTCACCGCCGCGGGGGGACTTCCGGAGGAGCGCTGGCAGGCCGCGCTCGAGACGGGAGAGCGGATCACCGGGCTCAAGGCCGAAGCGGCGGGGCTGGTGCTCTGGGAGGTACGCTACCCGGCGAAGCTCGATCCGTTCACCCCCGCCGAGCGGGCCGCTCCCCCCGGACTCCCGGAGGGGCCACCCTTTCTCGGCGCGCCGGAGGGGTGA
- a CDS encoding ribbon-helix-helix domain-containing protein, whose amino-acid sequence MDTSPRLTSVVFRLSREKLDALKELSRSTRIRQSEYLREAISDLLVKYEDRLVD is encoded by the coding sequence TTGGACACTTCTCCCCGCCTCACCTCAGTGGTCTTCCGTCTCTCCCGCGAGAAGCTCGACGCGCTCAAGGAGCTGTCGCGCAGCACGCGCATCCGGCAGAGCGAGTACCTGCGCGAGGCGATCTCGGACCTGCTGGTGAAGTACGAGGATCGGCTCGTCGATTGA
- the larE gene encoding ATP-dependent sacrificial sulfur transferase LarE — protein sequence MLSPEKIQALCDASLPKLEAMRAAIRAHGTALVAFSGGVDSTFVLKIAVEELGERALAITALSASVAPEEEQEARELAARLGARHEVVSSNELANPQYAANPTNRCYFCKTELYDLCEARRKELGYAVVLDGFNADDFKDHRPGHKAAKEHQVQSPLAQAGLTKDEIRAWSHHLGLPTWDKPQMACLASRIPYGTSVTRERLFQIASAESELRRLGFRQFRVRYHQEVARIELAAEEYERFLAPDVRERINTALKAIGFKFVALDLEPFRSGRMNEAAGVKPQAQTQGFALPVVS from the coding sequence ATGTTGAGCCCCGAGAAGATCCAGGCCCTGTGTGACGCCTCGCTCCCCAAGCTGGAGGCGATGCGCGCCGCCATTCGCGCCCATGGCACGGCCCTGGTGGCCTTCTCCGGCGGGGTGGACTCCACCTTCGTGCTGAAGATCGCCGTGGAGGAGCTGGGCGAGCGAGCGCTGGCCATCACGGCGCTCTCGGCCTCGGTGGCGCCCGAGGAGGAGCAGGAGGCCCGCGAGCTGGCCGCCCGCCTGGGGGCTCGCCACGAGGTGGTGTCCAGCAACGAGCTGGCCAACCCCCAGTACGCCGCCAACCCCACCAACCGCTGCTACTTCTGCAAGACGGAGCTGTACGATCTGTGCGAGGCCCGCCGCAAGGAGCTGGGCTACGCGGTGGTGCTGGACGGCTTCAACGCGGACGACTTCAAGGATCACCGGCCCGGGCACAAGGCCGCCAAGGAGCACCAGGTGCAGTCGCCGCTGGCGCAGGCGGGGCTCACCAAGGACGAGATCCGCGCCTGGAGCCACCACCTGGGCCTGCCCACCTGGGACAAGCCGCAGATGGCGTGCCTGGCCTCGCGCATCCCGTACGGCACGTCCGTGACGCGAGAGCGGCTGTTCCAGATCGCCAGCGCCGAGTCCGAGCTGCGGCGGCTGGGCTTCCGCCAGTTCCGCGTGCGCTACCACCAGGAGGTGGCGCGCATCGAGCTGGCCGCCGAGGAGTATGAGCGCTTCCTGGCCCCGGACGTGCGCGAGCGCATCAACACCGCGCTGAAGGCTATTGGCTTCAAGTTCGTGGCGCTGGACCTCGAGCCGTTCCGCTCCGGCCGCATGAACGAGGCGGCGGGCGTGAAGCCGCAGGCGCAGACGCAGGGCTTCGCGCTGCCCGTGGTGAGCTGA
- the cysC gene encoding adenylyl-sulfate kinase: MPSTTGFTLWLTGMHGTGKSTYASYIAARLRQVGRNVEILDEGEIGDELWQGLGDSKEERSTIVRRLGYVAQLLTRNNVAVIVPCVSPYKTVREENRRVIGKYVEVYVDCPTEKLIERDTTGKYKKALSGEIPNFIGITEPYEPPTSPEVTIHSDTESVEDGAMKIFQSLLDLGLVTPDELKIITGKKMKANPLPKKARQPEAKPEKPGKGAKARPATRAARVAKPAAAPKKGAKRGK, from the coding sequence ATGCCCAGCACGACTGGATTCACGCTCTGGCTGACCGGCATGCACGGTACCGGCAAGAGCACCTACGCCTCCTACATCGCCGCACGCCTGCGCCAGGTCGGCCGCAATGTGGAGATCCTCGACGAAGGTGAGATTGGCGACGAGCTCTGGCAGGGGCTGGGCGACAGCAAGGAGGAGCGCTCCACCATCGTGCGGCGTCTGGGCTATGTGGCCCAGCTGCTCACGCGCAACAACGTCGCGGTGATCGTGCCGTGCGTGAGCCCCTACAAGACGGTGCGCGAGGAGAACCGCCGCGTCATCGGCAAGTACGTGGAGGTCTACGTCGACTGCCCCACCGAGAAGCTGATCGAGCGCGACACGACGGGCAAGTACAAGAAGGCCCTGAGCGGCGAGATCCCCAACTTCATCGGCATCACCGAGCCGTACGAGCCGCCCACCTCGCCCGAGGTGACGATCCACTCCGACACCGAGAGTGTCGAGGACGGCGCGATGAAGATCTTCCAGTCCCTGCTGGACCTGGGCCTGGTGACGCCGGATGAGCTGAAGATCATCACCGGCAAGAAGATGAAGGCCAACCCGCTGCCGAAGAAGGCGCGGCAGCCCGAGGCCAAGCCGGAGAAGCCGGGCAAGGGCGCCAAGGCCCGCCCCGCGACGCGCGCGGCTCGCGTGGCCAAGCCCGCGGCGGCTCCGAAGAAGGGCGCCAAGCGCGGCAAGTAG
- a CDS encoding Mov34/MPN/PAD-1 family protein produces the protein MSEIIRHLEASYPQEGCGVILRAGANGPWRVRSLLNAYDRYHAADPARFPRTSRTAYLFEPQEWLALHKEADARGEQIACVFHSHVNGIADFSAEDRAQAAPEGLPVLPGISYLVVAIVAGRAAEARLFRWLEGGFLDRPVPLQA, from the coding sequence TTGTCGGAAATCATCCGACACCTGGAGGCCTCCTACCCGCAGGAAGGCTGCGGCGTGATCCTGCGAGCCGGCGCCAACGGGCCCTGGCGCGTGCGAAGCCTGCTCAACGCATATGATCGATACCACGCGGCCGATCCTGCGCGTTTTCCTCGCACCTCACGCACCGCCTACCTCTTCGAGCCTCAGGAATGGCTGGCGCTCCATAAGGAGGCGGATGCTCGCGGGGAGCAGATCGCGTGTGTGTTCCACTCTCACGTGAATGGAATCGCGGACTTCTCCGCCGAGGACCGGGCCCAGGCAGCGCCTGAAGGCCTGCCTGTTCTTCCGGGCATATCCTACCTTGTGGTTGCCATTGTTGCCGGCCGAGCCGCCGAGGCACGGCTCTTCCGATGGCTCGAGGGAGGATTTCTCGACCGTCCGGTTCCGCTCCAGGCGTAA
- a CDS encoding ThiF family adenylyltransferase, whose product MALREEQILRYSRQILLKDVGGRGQEALLEGGAKIEGDGPAALTAAAYLAAGGTPVVASDEAVCPASAGFLVTPEDIGRPVSEVLARVLPDVNADAATPREGGRLAELPSAWNGEAPWVALGGDGTRGAVVFRGPQGCVWCFGETVRNLGTPPMGVLGVALGALGALVFQRLRLGMGPELGGRWLVAPGQVLEMDLHLCAKCRGAR is encoded by the coding sequence GTGGCCCTGCGTGAAGAGCAGATCCTTCGCTACTCGCGGCAGATCCTGCTGAAGGACGTCGGTGGGCGAGGGCAGGAGGCCTTGCTGGAGGGTGGGGCGAAGATCGAGGGCGACGGGCCCGCCGCGCTCACCGCCGCCGCCTACCTCGCCGCCGGAGGAACACCCGTGGTGGCCTCGGACGAGGCGGTATGCCCCGCCTCCGCTGGCTTCCTGGTCACTCCAGAGGACATCGGACGGCCTGTCTCCGAGGTCCTCGCCCGCGTGCTCCCGGACGTGAACGCGGACGCGGCCACCCCGCGTGAGGGAGGTCGGCTCGCCGAGCTGCCCTCGGCCTGGAACGGTGAGGCTCCCTGGGTGGCGCTCGGAGGCGATGGAACGCGCGGCGCGGTGGTGTTCCGCGGCCCCCAGGGCTGTGTGTGGTGCTTCGGAGAGACCGTTCGGAACCTGGGGACGCCGCCCATGGGGGTGCTGGGCGTGGCGCTCGGCGCGCTTGGGGCTCTCGTCTTCCAGCGGCTCCGGCTCGGAATGGGCCCGGAGCTGGGAGGCCGCTGGCTGGTGGCGCCCGGACAGGTGCTCGAGATGGACCTCCATCTGTGCGCGAAGTGCCGTGGGGCAAGGTAG
- a CDS encoding ubiquitin-like small modifier protein 1, whose translation MAHVRIPTTLRSFTRNQDQVTARGATVGEVLRELEKLFPGLGPKLLDDKGAVRRYVNVFLNDEDIRFLQELDTPVKDSDRLTLIPAMAGG comes from the coding sequence ATGGCCCACGTCCGTATCCCCACCACCCTGCGGAGCTTTACCCGCAACCAGGACCAGGTGACCGCTCGCGGCGCCACCGTGGGCGAGGTGCTGCGCGAACTGGAGAAGCTCTTCCCCGGCCTCGGCCCGAAGCTGCTCGATGACAAGGGCGCCGTGCGCCGCTACGTGAACGTCTTCCTCAACGACGAGGACATCCGCTTCCTGCAGGAGCTCGACACGCCGGTGAAGGACTCGGATCGCCTCACCCTCATCCCCGCCATGGCCGGAGGCTAG
- a CDS encoding sulfurtransferase TusA family protein translates to MHDVTATLDITREVCPMTYVRTKLKLESLGDGAVLEVFLKGDEPLKNVPRSAREEGHEVLTLEARPDGSHRLLLRKHGR, encoded by the coding sequence ATGCACGACGTGACGGCGACCCTCGACATCACCCGCGAGGTCTGCCCGATGACCTACGTGCGCACCAAGCTCAAGCTGGAGTCTCTCGGGGATGGCGCGGTGCTCGAGGTGTTCCTCAAGGGCGACGAGCCGCTCAAGAACGTCCCTCGCAGCGCTCGCGAGGAGGGGCACGAGGTGTTGACCCTGGAGGCGCGGCCGGACGGCTCCCACCGCCTGCTGCTCCGAAAGCATGGAAGGTGA
- a CDS encoding HesA/MoeB/ThiF family protein: MSRLSEARVLVVGAGGLGCPASLALAHAGVGHLTLADPDRVDITNLHRQLWHRTSDVGRPKAESAVAGLSRAFPDLSTEAITERVDVDNAEALFRAHDVVIDATDGTATKFFLSDVAVVTAVPLIYGGVLRMQGQALRIDPEGPCLRCLYEAPPPPDAVPTCAQAGVLGPVAGFVGALQAMLALERLSGLLGPPRGEAVLHVIDGATLSGRKVRVPRSPDCASCAPGRVPRLVSPEEAARCTT; encoded by the coding sequence GTGAGCCGCCTTTCCGAGGCGCGAGTGCTGGTGGTGGGCGCGGGAGGGCTCGGCTGTCCGGCGTCCCTGGCCCTGGCGCACGCCGGAGTGGGCCACCTCACCCTGGCCGACCCGGACCGGGTGGACATCACCAACCTCCACCGGCAGCTCTGGCACCGCACCTCGGACGTGGGCCGGCCCAAGGCCGAGTCCGCCGTGGCGGGCCTGTCTCGCGCCTTCCCCGACCTGAGCACCGAGGCCATCACCGAGCGCGTGGACGTCGACAACGCCGAGGCCCTGTTCCGAGCGCATGACGTCGTCATCGACGCCACGGATGGCACGGCCACCAAGTTCTTCCTGTCCGACGTGGCCGTGGTGACTGCGGTCCCCCTCATCTACGGCGGCGTGCTGCGCATGCAGGGCCAGGCCCTGCGCATCGATCCCGAGGGCCCGTGCCTGCGCTGTCTCTATGAGGCTCCGCCCCCGCCGGACGCAGTGCCCACCTGCGCCCAGGCGGGAGTGCTCGGCCCCGTGGCGGGCTTCGTGGGGGCGCTCCAGGCCATGCTCGCGCTGGAGCGGCTCTCGGGCCTGCTCGGGCCACCTCGCGGCGAGGCCGTGCTCCATGTCATCGATGGCGCGACGCTCTCGGGGCGGAAGGTGCGCGTGCCTCGGTCTCCCGATTGCGCCAGCTGCGCCCCGGGCAGGGTCCCCAGGCTCGTCTCTCCCGAGGAGGCCGCGCGATGCACGACGTGA
- a CDS encoding sensor histidine kinase, whose product MTETDLAHDGEKPANDLRERVRAVLQRRKLTDSVSAEQAAASWEQDRFVARARALFYARMMFLTLGLLILAVPTWSGYFGLNGPVAFAGYFAMLLYSVANFLVIDHPKAGRWVTYLTLCLDLITAVVLIVKPQVGGGLQSPLLATQLLFTTLFAILYPKPLAILPPLLALPVTTRLDLLLNRSVTAIELLTLLWYSALNFIIVYVLVYLNEREAAAHREVVELQGDLKELAIVEERNRMAREIHDGLGASLSSMIIQSEYILGLAKDGPLRDEIGELKATAEESIDELRRNLRMMREDFELTQGLEDYVKTFRDRTQLDIRFERSGVPRKLSPDAQLALFRILQEGLSNAARHAQARQVNVKLDFGENRVHLTVRDDGKGFDPKKTPRGHYGLLNMRERALKLGGEIIVDSTPGAGALVSFSLPCNPS is encoded by the coding sequence GTGACTGAGACCGACCTCGCCCACGACGGGGAGAAACCGGCGAACGACCTGCGCGAACGGGTGCGCGCGGTGCTGCAGCGCCGCAAGCTCACGGACAGTGTGTCCGCGGAGCAGGCCGCCGCATCCTGGGAGCAGGATCGCTTCGTGGCCCGGGCACGCGCGCTCTTCTACGCGCGCATGATGTTCCTCACGCTGGGCCTGCTGATCCTCGCGGTGCCCACCTGGTCGGGGTACTTCGGGCTGAACGGGCCGGTGGCCTTCGCCGGGTACTTCGCGATGCTGCTCTACAGCGTCGCCAACTTCCTGGTCATCGATCACCCGAAGGCCGGGCGCTGGGTGACGTACCTGACGCTCTGCCTGGACCTGATCACCGCCGTGGTGCTGATCGTGAAGCCGCAGGTGGGCGGAGGCCTCCAGAGCCCGCTGCTGGCCACGCAGCTGCTGTTCACCACGCTGTTCGCCATCCTCTACCCCAAGCCGCTGGCCATCCTTCCGCCGCTGCTGGCGCTGCCGGTGACGACGCGGCTGGACCTGCTGCTCAACCGCTCGGTGACGGCGATCGAGCTGCTGACGCTGCTGTGGTACTCGGCGCTCAACTTCATCATCGTCTACGTGCTGGTGTACCTGAACGAGCGAGAGGCCGCCGCCCACCGCGAGGTGGTGGAGCTGCAGGGCGATCTCAAGGAGCTGGCCATCGTGGAGGAGCGCAACCGGATGGCGCGCGAGATCCATGACGGCCTGGGCGCCTCGCTCTCGTCGATGATCATCCAGTCGGAGTACATCCTGGGGCTGGCGAAGGACGGGCCGCTGCGAGACGAGATCGGCGAGCTGAAGGCGACGGCCGAGGAGTCCATCGACGAGCTGCGGCGCAACCTGCGGATGATGCGCGAGGACTTCGAGCTGACGCAGGGCCTGGAGGACTACGTCAAGACGTTCCGGGACCGGACGCAGCTCGACATCCGCTTCGAGCGCTCGGGCGTTCCGCGCAAGCTGTCGCCGGACGCGCAGCTGGCCCTCTTCCGGATCCTCCAGGAGGGCCTGTCCAACGCCGCCAGGCACGCGCAGGCGCGGCAGGTGAACGTGAAGCTCGACTTTGGAGAGAACCGGGTGCACCTGACGGTGCGCGACGACGGCAAGGGCTTCGATCCCAAGAAGACGCCGCGCGGGCACTACGGACTGTTGAACATGCGTGAGCGAGCCTTGAAGCTGGGAGGCGAGATCATCGTGGACTCGACGCCCGGCGCCGGAGCGCTGGTGTCCTTCTCCCTCCCCTGCAACCCCTCGTGA
- a CDS encoding response regulator: MEAQQTTPTAPIRVFVVEDQTKILKNQLRLFEGHQEIEIIGTALSGEAALEEVPKVMPDVLLLDLGLPRMSGIDVTRAVKASYPKVEILIFTIFDEEDKVLEAVKAGASGYLLKGAPVDKIIEAIKEVRAGGTVIQPNLARRLLRHFRVDPDSAPLPTQPAPATPEAAPLPEAEATPAAAPEASTSSSSDEPPIKPLSDREREILQLIAKGVSNSEAAKLLNLSKATIRTHLEHIYRKLEVTNRVEAVTEGIRKGLISV, from the coding sequence GTGGAAGCCCAGCAGACGACGCCCACCGCCCCCATCCGCGTCTTCGTGGTCGAGGACCAGACCAAGATCCTGAAGAACCAGCTGCGCCTGTTCGAGGGTCACCAGGAGATCGAGATCATCGGCACCGCGCTGTCGGGCGAGGCCGCGCTCGAGGAAGTGCCCAAGGTGATGCCGGACGTGCTGCTGCTGGACCTGGGGCTGCCGCGCATGAGCGGCATCGACGTGACGCGAGCGGTGAAGGCCAGCTACCCGAAGGTGGAGATCCTCATCTTCACGATCTTCGACGAGGAGGACAAGGTCCTCGAGGCGGTGAAGGCGGGCGCCTCCGGCTACCTGCTCAAGGGCGCGCCGGTGGACAAGATCATCGAGGCCATCAAGGAAGTGCGCGCCGGCGGCACGGTGATCCAGCCGAACCTCGCGCGCCGGCTGCTGCGTCACTTCCGCGTGGATCCGGACAGCGCGCCCCTGCCCACCCAGCCCGCGCCCGCCACGCCCGAGGCCGCGCCGCTCCCCGAAGCGGAGGCCACGCCCGCGGCCGCGCCGGAGGCCTCCACCAGCTCCTCGTCGGACGAGCCGCCGATCAAGCCCCTGTCCGATCGCGAGCGGGAGATCCTTCAGCTCATCGCCAAGGGCGTCTCCAACAGCGAGGCCGCGAAGCTGCTCAACCTGAGCAAGGCCACCATCCGCACGCACCTGGAGCACATCTACCGCAAGCTCGAGGTGACCAACCGCGTGGAGGCCGTCACCGAGGGCATCCGCAAGGGCCTCATCTCCGTGTAG
- a CDS encoding DUF7873 family protein: protein MAKLNQIIAVEKGIKSRSHQELSDAHHALQKPALLAGIARTYQPKDEEGEKFPPESTRVQVRAEELLKKTQEILTRLFDVTATKDLTNCRAKADVVVDGRVLLKNVPATYLLFLEKQLVDLHTFVKKLPELDPSEMWVPDAAQGLWATEPVQTAKTKKVPRNHIKAEATEKHPAQVDVYYEDIVVGYWKTVKFSGALPAARIQDMLERVEKLQQAVKFAREEANNTEVEEMKAGDVVFGYVFGERHR from the coding sequence ATGGCCAAGCTGAACCAGATCATCGCCGTCGAGAAGGGCATCAAGAGCCGCTCGCACCAGGAGCTGAGCGACGCTCACCACGCGCTGCAGAAGCCCGCACTTCTGGCGGGTATCGCGCGCACCTATCAACCCAAGGACGAAGAGGGTGAGAAGTTCCCCCCCGAGTCCACCCGCGTCCAGGTCCGCGCGGAGGAGCTGCTCAAGAAGACGCAGGAGATCCTCACCCGCCTCTTCGATGTCACCGCGACCAAGGACCTCACCAACTGCCGGGCCAAGGCGGACGTCGTCGTCGATGGGCGAGTCCTCCTGAAGAACGTGCCCGCGACGTACCTGCTCTTCCTCGAGAAGCAGCTGGTGGATCTGCACACCTTCGTGAAGAAGCTGCCGGAGCTGGACCCCAGCGAGATGTGGGTCCCGGACGCCGCCCAGGGACTCTGGGCCACCGAGCCGGTGCAGACCGCGAAGACGAAGAAGGTTCCCCGCAACCACATCAAGGCCGAGGCCACGGAGAAGCACCCCGCCCAGGTGGACGTGTACTACGAGGACATCGTGGTGGGGTACTGGAAGACCGTGAAGTTCTCGGGCGCCCTGCCGGCCGCGCGCATCCAGGACATGCTCGAGCGGGTGGAGAAGCTGCAGCAGGCCGTGAAGTTCGCCCGCGAGGAGGCCAACAACACCGAGGTCGAAGAGATGAAGGCCGGAGATGTCGTGTTCGGCTACGTTTTCGGTGAGCGTCACCGCTGA